In Octopus bimaculoides isolate UCB-OBI-ISO-001 chromosome 27, ASM119413v2, whole genome shotgun sequence, one DNA window encodes the following:
- the LOC106883324 gene encoding zinc finger protein 271: MSEELGKSSHDCGISTKSFSEEGKLNLHKQIHRGEKQHHCYICGKSFSYKRNLTRHNRIHTGEKPYECDVCNKSFSQRDNLTAHKRIHTGEKPYQCDICSKSFSRNHQLTEHRRTHTGEKPNRCDICGVTFAAMSTVIAHKRIHTGIKLYQCDICGKSFSAVSTLTTHKRIHTGEKPFHCDICGKAFSERHKVTTHKRIHTGEKPFHCDICGKAFSQKTDITTHKRIHTGEKPYHCDICGKSFSVGSSLTQHKYIHTGEKPHHCDICGKSFYKNSQLVSHKRIHTGEKPYHCDICGKSFSQNKNLTTHKRTHTGEKPYYCDICGNSFSQSYQLTLHRRIHTGQKPYHCDICGKSFSQNQHLAIHKRTHTGEKPYHCDICGKSFAVRSKVTSHKRVHTGEKPYHCDICGKSFSFGCSLTTHKRTHTGEEVHYCDICGKSFSYGCSLTRHKRIHTGEKPC, translated from the coding sequence ATGTCAGAAGAATTAGGAAAATCATCACATGACTGTGGCATCAGCACAAAGTCATTCTCAGAAGAAGGTAAACTCAATCTACATAAACAAATTCATAGAGGAGAAAAACAACATCATTgttatatctgtggtaaatcattctcttacaaAAGAAATTTAACTAGACACAatcgtattcatactggagagaaaccatatgagTGTGATGTCtgtaataaatcattctctcaaagagaTAATTTAACtgctcacaaacgcattcatacaggagagaaaccatatcagtgtgatatctgcagTAAGTCATTCTCTCGAAATCACCAATTAACTGAACACagacgtactcatacaggagaaaaaccaaaTCGTTGTGACATCTGTGGTGTAACATTTGCTGCTATGAGCACTGTAATTGCACACAAGCGTATCCATACAGGAATAAAACTAtaccaatgtgatatctgtggtaaatcattctctgctgTGAGtaccttaactactcacaaacgcattcatactggtgagaaaccatttcattgtgatatctgtggtaaagcattttcTGAAAGACATAAGGTAAccactcacaaacgcattcatacaggggagaaaccatttcattgtgatatctgtggtaaagcattctctcaGAAAACTGAcataactactcacaaacgtattcatacaggggagaaaccgtatcattgtgacatctgtggtaaatcattctctgttggCAGTAGTTTAActcaacacaaatatattcatacaggtgagaaaccacatcactgtgatatctgtggtaaatcattctataAAAATTCACAATTAGTCAgtcataaacgcattcatacaggagaaaagccataccactgtgatatctgtggtaagtcattctctcaaaataagAATTTAACTACCCATAAACGcactcatacaggtgagaagccatattactgtgatatttgtggtaattcATTCTCTCAAAGTTACCAGTTAACTCtacacagacgtattcacacagggcaaaaaccatatcactgtgatatctgtggtaagtcattctctcaaaatcaACACTTAGctatacacaaacgcactcatacaggagagaaaccatatcactgtgatatctgtggtaaatcatttgctgtTAGAAGTAAGGTAACttctcacaaacgtgttcatacaggggagaaaccgtatcattgtgacatctgtggtaaatcattctcttttggATGTAGTTTAACCACTCACAAACGTACCCATACAGGTGAGGAAGTAcattattgtgatatctgtgggaaatcgtTTTCTTATGGATGTagtttaactagacacaaacgtattcatactggagagaagccatgtTAG